In the genome of Meles meles chromosome 4, mMelMel3.1 paternal haplotype, whole genome shotgun sequence, one region contains:
- the WDR4 gene encoding tRNA (guanine-N(7)-)-methyltransferase non-catalytic subunit WDR4 gives MASCAGLALCGQALVVRGGSRFLATCTASSDDDVPFTYDCSAGEKKSQENKGEDGQPVEKGSDTILASAFSKSGGHFALTDDRKRLVLFRTKPWQCLSVRTVVRRCTALTFTASEEKLLVADKSGDVYSFSVSDPQGCGKLELGHLSMLLDVAVSPDDRYVLTADRDEKIRVSWAAAPHSIESFCLGHAEFVSRILVVPDHPELLLSSSGDGTLRLWEYRSGRELHCCHLTSLRGPAEPWGDKRFAASRIAYWAQESRVALLCDCIPVVFMFQLDARRQQLAYRQQLAFQHRVWDVAFEEGQGLWVLQDCREAPLVLCRPVDGRWQAVPENAVLRKVSAHVQGNWAMLEGVAGVDVGFSGLYKATFDNVTAYLRKKEERLQKRRNPPPGPNGQAKKMKPEEASLRCSS, from the exons ATGGCGAGTTGCGCGGGGCTGGCACTGTGCGGGCAGGCGCTGGTGGTGCGGGGCGGCAGCCGGTTCCTGGCCACCTGCACCGCGAGCAG tgATGATGACGTCCCCTTCACATACGATTGCAGTGCTGGGGAAAAGAAGTCACAGGAGAATAAAGG GGAGGACGGGCAGCCAGTGGAGAAGGGGAGTGACACGATCCTGGCGTCCGCCTTCTCCAAGTCTGGCGGTCACTTTGCTTTAACCGATGACAGGAAGCGTCTGGTTCTTTTCCGTACAAAACCATGGCAGTGTCTGAGTGTCAG GACCGTGGTGAGGAGATGCACGGCCCTGACCTTCACGGCCTCGGAGGAGAAACTTTTGGTGGCCGACAAGTCTGGGGACGTGTATTCCTTTTCGGTGTCCGACCCCCAGGGATGTGGCAAGCTTGAGCTTGGGCACCTGTCGATGTTGCTGGATGTG GCCGTGAGTCCCGACGACCGCTATGTCCTCACCGCCGACCGGGACGAGAAGATCCGGGTCAGCTGGGCCGCAGCGCCGCACAGCATCGAGTCCTTCTGCCTCGGACACGCGGA GTTCGTGAGTCGCATCCTCGTAGTGCCCGACCACCCCGAGCTGCTGTTGTCCTCCTCCGGG GACGGCACGCTGAGGCTCTGGGAGTACCGGAGTGGCCGAGAGCTGCACTGCTGCCATCTGACCAGCCTGCGAGGACCAGCGGAGCCGTGGGGCGACAAG AGGTTTGCGGCGTCCAGGATCGCGTACTGGGCCCAGGAGAGCCGCGTGGCGCTGCTGTGTGACTG CATTCCCGTGGTCTTCATGTTCCAGCTCGATGCCCGCAGACAGCAGCTGGCTTACAGACAGCAGCTGGCTTTCCAGCACAGAGTGTGGGACGTTGCTTTCGAGGAGGGCCAGGGACTGTGGGTCCTGCAAGACTGCCGCGAAGCCCCCCTTGTGCTCTGCAGGCCCGTGGACGGCCGGTGGCAG GCTGTTCCCGAAAACGCCGTCTTAAGGAAGGTCTCCGCCCATGTTCAGGGGAACTGGGCCATGTTGGAAG GCGTGGCTGGCGTGGACGTGGGCTTTAGTGGTCTCTACAAGGCCACCTTTGACAACGTGACCGCCTAcctgaggaagaaggaggagaggcTGCAGAAGCGGCGGAACCCACCCCCGGGACCCAACGGGCAGGCCAAGAAGATGAAGCCGGAGGAGGCGTCCCTGCGGTGCTCGTCCTAG